One region of Vibrio sp. FE10 genomic DNA includes:
- a CDS encoding acetate/propionate family kinase translates to MSNSFVLVINSGSSSLKFAVIDSVSGDAVLSGLGECFGLEDARMSWKHQGQKTEIAIQGEGNHHKIAIGKLVGLMEDLGFTADIVAIGHRIVHGGEKFTQTVRITEEVTSEIESLSDLAPLHNPAGAIGIRAAIEAFPSLPQFAVFDTAFHQTMPQRAFTGAIAKELYTDFGVRRYGFHGTSHYFVSREAAKMVNKSVEESSFISVHLGNGASVCAIKDGNSVDTSMGFTPLSGLMMGTRCGDLDPGIIEYLLKKGWSQEQVFNSLNKESGFLGVSGLTSDARGILEAMEEGHEGAKLAFEVFTYRVAKYVASYLATLDSLDGIIFTGGIGENSLPIRREILNNLKILGFVEDVAGNEAARFGAEGIIAKSEMLDAVAMVIPTNEEFVIAQQSVELL, encoded by the coding sequence ATGTCTAATTCGTTTGTTCTGGTTATTAACTCGGGTAGTTCTTCCCTTAAATTTGCTGTCATTGATTCTGTTTCTGGTGACGCAGTATTAAGTGGCTTAGGGGAGTGTTTTGGTCTTGAAGATGCTCGTATGAGCTGGAAGCATCAAGGTCAGAAAACAGAAATTGCTATTCAAGGTGAGGGTAACCACCACAAAATTGCCATTGGCAAATTGGTTGGCCTGATGGAAGACTTAGGCTTCACAGCTGATATCGTGGCTATCGGTCACCGTATCGTTCACGGTGGTGAGAAGTTCACTCAAACTGTTCGTATTACTGAAGAAGTAACAAGTGAGATTGAAAGCCTATCTGATTTAGCTCCACTTCATAACCCAGCAGGTGCTATCGGTATCCGTGCTGCAATTGAAGCTTTCCCTTCTCTACCTCAGTTCGCTGTGTTTGATACTGCTTTCCACCAAACAATGCCACAACGTGCATTTACAGGTGCAATCGCAAAAGAGCTATACACAGACTTCGGTGTTCGTCGCTACGGTTTCCACGGTACTAGCCACTACTTCGTTAGCCGTGAAGCAGCAAAAATGGTCAACAAGTCAGTTGAAGAATCTAGCTTCATCTCGGTTCACCTAGGCAACGGCGCTTCTGTATGTGCTATCAAAGACGGTAACAGTGTTGATACTTCAATGGGCTTCACACCGCTTTCTGGCCTAATGATGGGCACACGTTGTGGTGACTTAGACCCAGGTATCATCGAGTACCTACTTAAGAAAGGTTGGTCACAAGAGCAAGTCTTCAACTCTCTTAACAAGGAGTCTGGCTTCCTAGGTGTGTCTGGTCTTACGAGCGATGCTCGTGGCATTTTAGAAGCAATGGAAGAGGGCCATGAAGGCGCTAAGCTTGCATTTGAAGTGTTTACTTACCGCGTAGCGAAATACGTTGCTTCTTACCTTGCAACGCTAGATTCTTTAGACGGCATCATCTTCACAGGCGGTATTGGTGAGAACTCTCTACCAATTCGTCGCGAGATCCTAAACAACCTTAAGATTCTTGGTTTTGTTGAAGATGTAGCAGGCAATGAAGCAGCTCGTTTTGGCGCTGAAGGCATCATCGCTAAATCAGAAATGTTAGACGCTGTAGCAATGGTTATTCCAACCAACGAAGAATTCGTTATCGCTCAACAGTCGGTAGAACTTCTATAA
- a CDS encoding CIA30 family protein, with protein sequence MNGTALKTHSLLKHRHLLWLVLSLSFLWSKGSTAGTEMIDFTQANEHKNWTAINDNVMGGISTGGLIYGDGMSQFSGDLSLENNGGFSSINRSVESLRSEVDSVELTFVGDGRTYQLRFTTWKDGYRTNYKHSFETIEGEQLKNVFQLNDFQAVFRGLLLSGAQRLEAQDIKQIGFLIADKQPLPFELNLIQVQFKTSQETE encoded by the coding sequence ATGAACGGAACGGCTTTGAAAACGCATTCATTGCTTAAGCACAGACACCTTTTGTGGCTAGTACTCAGCCTCTCTTTTTTATGGTCTAAAGGGTCAACAGCAGGAACAGAGATGATTGATTTCACACAAGCGAACGAACATAAAAATTGGACAGCGATCAACGACAATGTGATGGGCGGTATCTCAACTGGTGGGCTTATTTACGGTGATGGGATGAGCCAGTTTAGCGGTGATTTATCGTTAGAGAACAATGGTGGCTTTAGCTCAATCAACCGCTCTGTCGAATCACTAAGATCTGAAGTGGACAGCGTAGAGCTGACGTTTGTTGGTGATGGTCGTACTTACCAATTAAGGTTCACCACATGGAAAGACGGTTATCGAACCAACTACAAGCACAGCTTTGAGACAATCGAAGGCGAGCAACTTAAGAATGTCTTCCAACTAAACGACTTTCAAGCCGTGTTCAGAGGTCTATTACTTAGTGGTGCGCAAAGGCTTGAAGCCCAAGACATCAAACAGATCGGCTTTTTGATTGCAGATAAACAACCTTTGCCCTTCGAGCTAAACCTCATTCAGGTTCAATTCAAAACCTCGCAAGAAACGGAGTAA
- a CDS encoding DEAD/DEAH box helicase — MESVSDWISIGIDRAPGTFCLLIYSGIPMSESVIQFNELALNDNILSALDSMGFVSPTPIQAAAIPLLLEGRDALGKAQTGTGKTAAFSLPLLNKINLNQHKPQAIIMAPTRELAIQVAAEIKNLGRDINGLKVLEIYGGASIVDQMRALSRGAHIVVGTPGRVKDLLTRDRLHLDEAHTFVLDEADEMLKMGFVDDVTWILEQAPETAQRVLFSATMPPMVKTIVDRYLRNPARVDVAGTNHTVDKVAQNYWVVKGVEKDEAMSRLLETEETDASIVFVRTRQDTERLADWLSARGFKAAALHGDIPQSLRERTVDHIKQGVIDILVATDVVARGLDVPRITHVFNYDIPFDVESYIHRIGRTGRAGRKGKAILLVRTNQIRMLRTIERVTKSQMEEIQLPQRDEVAAARVAKLGAELETEKESKALENFAGLISTLQESLEVDAATLAAMLLKRQQGKSPLFYVGEDPMIAAIERDKNRRKERREDRDNGRDGGGRNFNTQDWDTYQLQVGREQGVQVKDIVGALANELGLTKGSIGAIKLDQGSTYVQLPKAMNSETAGKLSKLRIRQKEAGAVVVDFNDFREPRRGGGGRDGNRGGRDGGRGGRDGGGYRGNREGGNREGGNREGGNGGRGGYRGNRDGARDGNSAGGRDGERRFDRNRGGDHRGNHRGERGHGNAAGNGGNRGRRPERSEG; from the coding sequence ATGGAATCAGTATCTGATTGGATCAGTATTGGAATTGATAGAGCTCCCGGGACCTTTTGTTTACTTATATATAGTGGGATCCCAATGTCCGAATCTGTAATTCAATTTAATGAATTAGCCCTTAACGATAACATTCTTTCAGCTCTTGATAGCATGGGTTTCGTTTCTCCGACTCCAATCCAAGCAGCAGCTATTCCTCTTCTTCTTGAAGGCCGTGACGCACTAGGTAAAGCACAGACTGGTACTGGTAAAACAGCAGCATTCTCTCTGCCTTTACTTAACAAAATCAACCTGAACCAACACAAACCACAAGCAATCATCATGGCTCCTACTCGTGAGCTAGCGATTCAAGTTGCTGCGGAAATCAAAAACTTAGGTCGTGACATCAACGGTCTTAAAGTTCTTGAAATCTACGGTGGTGCTTCAATTGTTGACCAAATGCGTGCTCTAAGCCGTGGTGCTCACATTGTTGTTGGTACTCCAGGTCGTGTTAAAGATTTACTAACTCGTGACCGTCTACACCTAGATGAAGCACATACATTTGTTCTTGATGAAGCAGATGAAATGCTGAAAATGGGCTTTGTAGATGACGTTACTTGGATCCTAGAGCAAGCTCCAGAAACTGCACAGCGTGTACTTTTCTCTGCAACTATGCCTCCAATGGTTAAGACTATTGTTGACCGTTACCTACGTAACCCGGCTAGAGTTGATGTTGCTGGTACTAACCACACAGTTGACAAAGTAGCGCAGAATTACTGGGTTGTTAAAGGCGTAGAGAAAGACGAAGCAATGTCTCGTCTTCTTGAAACTGAAGAAACTGACGCGTCAATCGTATTCGTACGTACTCGTCAAGATACTGAGCGTCTAGCTGACTGGCTATCTGCACGTGGCTTCAAAGCTGCTGCACTGCACGGTGATATTCCTCAGTCTCTACGTGAGCGCACTGTTGATCACATCAAACAAGGTGTTATCGACATCCTAGTTGCAACTGACGTTGTAGCTCGTGGTCTTGATGTTCCACGTATCACTCACGTATTCAACTACGACATCCCATTCGATGTTGAATCTTACATCCACCGTATCGGTCGTACTGGCCGTGCTGGACGTAAAGGTAAAGCGATCCTACTAGTTCGCACTAACCAAATTCGTATGCTTCGCACTATCGAGCGTGTAACTAAGTCTCAAATGGAAGAAATCCAACTTCCACAACGTGACGAAGTTGCTGCTGCACGTGTTGCTAAGCTTGGCGCTGAGCTTGAAACTGAGAAAGAAAGCAAAGCTCTAGAAAACTTTGCAGGTCTTATCTCTACTCTGCAAGAGTCTCTAGAAGTTGATGCTGCTACTCTAGCTGCAATGCTTCTTAAGCGTCAGCAAGGTAAGAGCCCACTATTCTACGTTGGCGAAGACCCAATGATCGCTGCTATTGAGCGTGATAAGAACCGTCGCAAAGAGCGTCGTGAAGATCGTGACAATGGCCGTGACGGTGGGGGGCGTAACTTCAATACTCAAGATTGGGATACGTACCAACTACAAGTTGGCCGTGAGCAAGGCGTTCAGGTTAAAGACATCGTTGGCGCACTAGCAAACGAACTAGGCCTAACTAAAGGTTCTATCGGTGCTATCAAGCTAGACCAAGGTTCTACTTACGTTCAACTGCCAAAAGCAATGAACTCTGAAACTGCTGGTAAGCTAAGCAAACTTCGCATTCGTCAAAAAGAAGCTGGCGCTGTAGTTGTTGATTTCAACGACTTCCGTGAGCCTCGTCGTGGCGGCGGCGGTCGTGATGGCAACCGCGGCGGTCGTGATGGCGGTCGTGGCGGTCGTGATGGCGGCGGCTACCGTGGTAACCGTGAAGGCGGTAATCGCGAAGGTGGTAACCGTGAAGGTGGCAATGGCGGTCGTGGTGGCTACCGTGGCAACCGTGACGGCGCACGTGATGGTAACTCTGCTGGTGGTCGTGATGGCGAACGTCGTTTTGACCGTAACCGTGGTGGCGATCACCGTGGTAACCACCGTGGCGAACGTGGCCATGGCAACGCAGCAGGCAATGGCGGCAACCGCGGTCGTCGTCCAGAGCGCAGCGAAGGTTAA
- a CDS encoding LysR family transcriptional regulator — protein sequence MLLEDLRVILKVAEFRSITAAATNLDMRTATASAAVKRVEAALGAELFVRTTRHLRLSSAGERYLPECEQALKILEQAKLNMREELGILDGEIRIALSSDLGRNLITPWLDEFLLEYPKATLRTSISDSNIDFYRDSVDMALRYGSPTDANMYGFKICDVPRILCAAPEYLTEMGTPSQPSDLAEHNGLLYQLHDMLQDEWVFNDGKQDHKVKLKGNRASNDADLVRRWCVAGKGMAIKSCLDMSSHLLSGEVVKVMPEFKPTPTELWLVCPSRQSITPTVRLLRDLFREKTAEILSQLSEQGIIETQKS from the coding sequence ATGCTTCTTGAAGACTTGCGGGTCATCTTAAAGGTGGCGGAGTTTCGTAGTATCACCGCAGCAGCCACCAACCTAGACATGCGCACCGCAACCGCGAGCGCAGCCGTCAAACGTGTTGAAGCCGCACTGGGTGCTGAATTGTTTGTAAGAACCACTCGTCATTTAAGGCTATCTTCAGCAGGCGAACGTTATTTACCGGAGTGCGAACAAGCCTTGAAAATATTGGAGCAAGCCAAGCTCAACATGCGTGAAGAGCTAGGTATTTTGGATGGAGAAATCCGCATCGCGCTTTCTTCGGATTTAGGACGTAACCTCATTACTCCTTGGCTTGATGAATTTCTGCTTGAATACCCAAAAGCGACACTTCGCACCAGCATCAGTGACAGCAACATCGATTTTTATCGTGATTCCGTTGATATGGCGCTGCGTTACGGCTCTCCGACCGACGCAAACATGTATGGTTTCAAGATCTGCGATGTGCCGAGAATATTGTGCGCAGCCCCTGAATATTTAACTGAGATGGGAACGCCAAGCCAACCGAGCGACTTAGCTGAGCACAACGGTTTGCTGTATCAGCTGCATGATATGTTGCAAGATGAATGGGTGTTTAATGATGGCAAGCAAGATCATAAAGTGAAGCTGAAAGGGAATCGCGCATCGAACGATGCTGACCTTGTTAGACGTTGGTGTGTGGCAGGGAAAGGCATGGCAATAAAGTCTTGTTTAGATATGTCGAGCCATCTGCTCTCTGGCGAAGTGGTGAAAGTCATGCCTGAATTTAAGCCAACCCCAACCGAGCTGTGGTTAGTGTGCCCAAGTCGTCAATCCATCACACCAACTGTTCGCTTGCTAAGAGATTTATTCCGCGAGAAAACCGCAGAGATCCTTTCTCAATTGAGCGAGCAAGGCATTATAGAAACTCAAAAGTCTTAA
- a CDS encoding DUF3081 domain-containing protein: MDNRITIIEFLRVFECIRTSGEQLDNKYQVGEMTAWHDYDGYTCWLSYKGVTVTLMFHGSLKIEYDNASNYSEFIEHCLGMLATEPSP, encoded by the coding sequence ATGGACAACAGAATCACCATTATTGAGTTTCTCAGAGTGTTTGAGTGCATTCGCACCTCTGGCGAGCAACTGGACAATAAATATCAAGTGGGCGAAATGACGGCTTGGCATGATTACGATGGTTACACCTGTTGGCTAAGCTATAAAGGCGTCACCGTCACTCTGATGTTTCATGGTTCATTGAAAATCGAGTACGACAATGCTTCAAATTACTCTGAATTCATCGAACACTGTCTGGGTATGCTCGCCACTGAACCTTCTCCATAA
- a CDS encoding acetyltransferase, producing the protein MFLKEKKSGDLVDVTEMTKLTNLFQDSIEGRFQASEEQQDPEMFKKSELVFMSGEELPRCWTDPNYRSEVK; encoded by the coding sequence ATGTTTCTAAAAGAGAAAAAGAGCGGTGACCTCGTAGATGTTACTGAAATGACCAAATTGACCAACTTATTTCAAGACAGTATCGAAGGTCGGTTTCAAGCAAGTGAAGAACAGCAAGACCCTGAGATGTTTAAAAAGTCCGAACTGGTGTTTATGTCAGGTGAAGAGTTACCTCGATGCTGGACGGATCCCAACTACCGCTCAGAGGTTAAATAA
- the rnb gene encoding exoribonuclease II, translated as MFQDNPLLAQLKQQIQETLPKKEGTIKATEKGFGFLEVDNKTSFFIPPPYMKKCVHGDKVIAIIRTEKDREVAEPEELIEQGLTRFIARVKLFKGRLNVVPDHPQLKKLQLKAKAKKGLNPEMLKEGDWVVAHIVQHPLKGDNGFLAQISEKITDADDKIAPWWVTLAQNDLPNSEPEGIDNWLINDDADLERVDMTHIPFVTIDGESTKDMDDALYAKKKENGDFELTIAIADPTAYISPDDAMDKVARERGFTIYLPGRNIPMLPRDLADNLCSLIENEVRPALCCTVTVSKDGVIGDDINFFAANIKSHARLAYDNVSDWLETGASEKWQPSEEIAAIVSDLHQFAQARSAWRSANAVVFPDRPDYRFELSEDNDVVAIHADMRRSANKLVEESMISANICAGRVLKESFNQGVFNCHSGFKAEKLTDVLELVNPEAETPFTEEQIVSLEGFATLRRWLGSLDNSYYDNRIRKFQAYSEISNEPAPHYAMGLDIYATWTSPIRKYGDMINHRMLKAHILGKAPIQTPDETIGDELALHRRHHGMAERNVGDWLYARTLANAPAEETRFQAEIFDINRAGMRVRLLDNGAAAFIPGSLILNNKERIECNGDMGTVSIDKEMVYKLGDVLEVVLSEVNQENRNLVAKPTQVFADLPSEPETTNETEA; from the coding sequence ATGTTTCAAGATAATCCTCTACTCGCTCAACTCAAACAGCAAATCCAAGAAACCCTCCCTAAAAAGGAAGGTACAATCAAAGCCACTGAAAAAGGGTTTGGTTTTCTCGAAGTCGATAACAAGACCAGTTTCTTTATCCCACCTCCATACATGAAGAAATGTGTACACGGTGACAAAGTTATTGCCATCATTCGCACCGAGAAAGATCGCGAAGTAGCAGAGCCTGAGGAATTGATTGAACAGGGCCTTACTCGTTTTATTGCTCGAGTGAAGTTGTTTAAAGGTCGTTTGAACGTAGTTCCTGATCACCCGCAACTGAAAAAGCTGCAACTTAAAGCGAAAGCAAAGAAGGGTCTAAACCCTGAAATGCTAAAAGAAGGCGACTGGGTTGTTGCTCATATCGTTCAACACCCGTTAAAAGGTGACAACGGATTCTTGGCTCAAATCTCTGAGAAAATCACAGATGCTGATGACAAGATTGCCCCTTGGTGGGTAACGCTGGCACAAAACGACTTACCAAACAGCGAACCTGAAGGTATCGACAACTGGCTAATCAACGATGACGCCGATCTTGAACGTGTAGACATGACGCACATCCCTTTTGTGACCATTGATGGTGAAAGCACAAAAGATATGGACGATGCGCTTTACGCGAAGAAGAAAGAGAACGGTGATTTTGAACTGACGATTGCGATTGCTGACCCTACGGCTTACATCTCTCCAGATGATGCGATGGATAAAGTGGCTCGTGAGCGTGGTTTCACTATTTACCTTCCAGGTCGTAACATTCCAATGTTGCCTCGTGATCTTGCTGACAACTTATGTTCACTAATAGAGAACGAAGTTCGCCCTGCACTTTGCTGCACGGTAACAGTATCTAAAGATGGCGTAATCGGTGATGACATTAACTTCTTCGCTGCAAACATCAAATCTCACGCTCGTCTTGCTTACGACAATGTATCTGACTGGCTAGAAACTGGCGCATCAGAGAAGTGGCAACCATCAGAAGAAATCGCTGCGATTGTTTCTGACCTTCACCAATTTGCTCAAGCGCGTTCAGCGTGGCGCTCAGCGAATGCAGTTGTGTTCCCAGACCGCCCTGACTACCGCTTTGAGCTTAGCGAAGATAACGATGTTGTCGCTATCCACGCAGACATGCGTCGCAGTGCGAACAAGCTGGTTGAAGAATCTATGATCAGCGCGAACATCTGTGCAGGCCGAGTACTAAAAGAAAGCTTTAACCAAGGCGTCTTTAACTGTCACTCTGGTTTTAAAGCTGAGAAATTAACAGACGTTCTAGAACTGGTTAACCCAGAAGCAGAAACACCGTTTACAGAAGAGCAGATAGTCTCTCTGGAAGGTTTTGCTACTCTGCGTCGTTGGTTAGGTTCTTTAGACAACAGCTACTACGACAACCGTATTCGTAAATTCCAAGCGTACAGCGAGATCAGCAATGAACCTGCACCACACTACGCGATGGGACTAGACATTTACGCGACGTGGACATCTCCAATTCGTAAATACGGTGACATGATTAACCACCGTATGCTTAAGGCTCACATCCTTGGTAAAGCGCCAATTCAAACACCAGACGAAACAATCGGTGATGAACTTGCCCTGCACCGCCGTCACCACGGTATGGCCGAACGTAACGTTGGCGATTGGTTGTATGCTCGTACTCTAGCGAATGCTCCAGCTGAAGAAACTCGTTTCCAAGCAGAGATCTTCGACATTAACCGTGCTGGTATGCGCGTGCGCTTACTTGATAATGGTGCAGCAGCGTTTATCCCTGGCTCTCTCATTCTTAATAATAAAGAAAGAATAGAGTGCAACGGTGATATGGGCACTGTATCTATCGATAAAGAAATGGTATACAAACTGGGAGACGTTTTAGAAGTAGTTCTCTCAGAAGTTAATCAGGAAAACCGTAACTTGGTAGCAAAGCCTACACAAGTATTTGCGGACTTGCCTAGCGAGCCTGAAACAACAAATGAAACCGAAGCCTAA
- a CDS encoding glycine betaine ABC transporter substrate-binding protein produces MTNKITIGVTDLSFHRTTASLVSNVLTTMGFEVERVFSPHQENFEKLKAGEVDMLSSAWLPSSHGIYKAGVEEVEPLIELGLHYEPYALWGVPDYVPEEAVSEVADLLKPEVVEKMNSTIQGINPGAGITRFSIQMMKEYGLSDVGYEFFPGSEDDCFAAFESAVANKEWVVVPLWKPQFLHYRYDIRELKEPKGLLGIVDRAVLLLRDDKKHLFSEQQIQTLDSLRFSNDIIAELDYKVCREGKPQDEVTRDWLIEQGLI; encoded by the coding sequence ATGACTAATAAAATCACAATTGGCGTAACAGATTTGTCGTTTCACCGCACTACTGCATCATTAGTTTCCAATGTATTAACCACAATGGGCTTCGAGGTCGAGCGTGTCTTTTCTCCTCATCAAGAAAATTTCGAAAAGCTAAAAGCGGGTGAAGTAGACATGCTTTCTTCGGCTTGGTTGCCATCAAGCCACGGTATTTACAAAGCGGGTGTTGAGGAAGTTGAGCCACTTATCGAGCTTGGTCTTCACTATGAACCTTACGCGTTGTGGGGTGTGCCTGATTATGTTCCTGAAGAGGCTGTTTCTGAGGTTGCTGATCTATTAAAACCTGAAGTTGTCGAGAAAATGAATTCTACCATTCAGGGCATTAACCCCGGTGCCGGTATCACACGCTTCTCTATTCAGATGATGAAAGAGTACGGCCTGAGCGATGTGGGTTACGAGTTTTTCCCAGGTAGCGAAGACGATTGTTTTGCTGCCTTTGAAAGCGCTGTGGCGAACAAGGAGTGGGTTGTTGTGCCGCTGTGGAAGCCTCAATTTTTGCACTATCGCTATGATATTCGAGAGCTCAAAGAACCCAAAGGCTTGCTCGGTATTGTTGATAGAGCGGTGCTTCTTTTAAGAGATGACAAGAAGCATTTGTTTAGCGAACAACAGATCCAGACGTTAGATTCACTGCGATTCTCGAACGATATTATCGCAGAGCTAGATTATAAAGTTTGCCGTGAAGGTAAGCCGCAAGATGAAGTAACGCGTGATTGGTTGATTGAGCAAGGTCTTATTTAA
- a CDS encoding zinc-binding alcohol dehydrogenase family protein codes for MSVPSKMKAIGFTQSLAITEQDSLVEFETNLPELKEHDLLVKVSATSINPADAKIRIRSAQDKTLEQPKVLGYDAVGEVVGKGTDVDGFELGDRVYYAGDVTRMGANAEYQAVDYRITAKAPKSLSDEAAAVMPLATLTAWEALFDRLRVRPEEKKSILIIGGAGGVGSITIQLASQLTNLTVIATASRPETEQWVRDMGADHVVNHRNLVESVREQGIQHVDYIFNVADTKGHWESMVELIAPQGMISSIVEFDGGIDLSALQGKSAGFVWELMFTRSLFNTDDIQKQQDILFQAANLIDSGRIKSTLTTTLNGFSVETLKDAHQRIESSASIGKTAVKY; via the coding sequence ATGTCAGTACCATCAAAAATGAAAGCTATCGGATTTACTCAGTCACTTGCGATTACAGAGCAAGACAGTCTAGTTGAGTTTGAAACAAACCTTCCAGAACTAAAAGAACATGATCTGCTTGTGAAAGTGAGCGCGACGTCTATCAATCCAGCAGACGCAAAAATTCGAATTCGCAGTGCTCAAGACAAAACACTTGAGCAACCCAAAGTACTTGGTTATGACGCGGTTGGTGAAGTTGTCGGTAAAGGTACAGACGTTGATGGCTTTGAACTAGGCGACCGTGTTTACTATGCAGGTGACGTAACTCGCATGGGCGCTAATGCAGAATACCAAGCCGTTGACTACCGTATTACGGCAAAAGCACCAAAGAGCCTTTCTGATGAAGCGGCTGCTGTTATGCCGCTAGCAACGCTTACTGCGTGGGAAGCCTTGTTTGATCGCTTACGTGTTCGTCCAGAAGAGAAAAAATCCATTCTGATCATTGGTGGTGCTGGTGGTGTCGGTTCAATCACGATTCAATTGGCGAGCCAACTAACTAACCTGACGGTTATTGCGACGGCTTCAAGACCTGAAACTGAACAGTGGGTAAGAGATATGGGTGCAGACCATGTGGTGAATCACCGTAACTTGGTTGAGTCTGTACGAGAGCAAGGTATTCAGCATGTCGACTACATCTTCAATGTTGCCGATACCAAAGGGCACTGGGAATCGATGGTCGAGCTAATTGCACCACAAGGCATGATCAGCTCTATTGTTGAGTTCGATGGCGGGATTGATCTTTCTGCGCTGCAAGGTAAGTCTGCTGGATTTGTGTGGGAACTGATGTTTACACGTTCACTGTTCAACACAGACGATATTCAGAAACAACAAGATATCCTGTTCCAAGCAGCGAACCTGATTGATTCTGGCCGTATTAAGTCTACGCTTACTACCACATTGAATGGCTTTAGTGTTGAGACACTGAAAGATGCGCACCAACGTATTGAAAGCAGCGCGTCGATTGGTAAAACAGCCGTCAAATATTAA
- a CDS encoding cysteine synthase A codes for MSSVHVANNLSELIGDTDLVRINSLSEVSGCEILIKCEHQNPGGSIKDRAALQLVKDAVEAGKLKPGMTIVEGTAGNTGIGLALVAKSLGYKMLVVMPKGQAQEKERMISLYNAELLLVDPCPFAHPEHFYHTAKRIGVENENYWWADQFENLSNYRAHYLNTGPEIWQQTQGNIDALVSVVGTGGTIAGNSHYLSEQQPNLETWLVDPNGSGIYSFLRNGQYQSTGSSFTEGIGIMRTVENFRQAKINRAITLPDQDLVTISRLVAEHDGILLGSSSSLNVAGALYAAARMGKGKTIVTFSCDLAERSYSKLHNEAFLKEKEIQLNKENLSQLWARYQAEDGSMVVNV; via the coding sequence ATGTCATCTGTCCACGTTGCAAATAATCTCAGTGAACTCATTGGCGATACCGATCTTGTTAGAATCAACAGTCTTTCAGAGGTTTCAGGTTGTGAGATTCTTATTAAGTGCGAACACCAGAACCCGGGTGGTTCGATTAAAGATAGAGCGGCTCTTCAGCTTGTTAAGGATGCAGTAGAAGCTGGCAAACTTAAGCCGGGAATGACAATCGTCGAAGGTACTGCGGGAAATACGGGGATTGGCCTTGCTCTAGTGGCTAAATCCCTCGGTTATAAAATGTTGGTGGTGATGCCAAAAGGACAAGCACAAGAGAAAGAGCGCATGATCTCGCTTTATAACGCTGAATTGTTATTGGTCGACCCTTGTCCTTTTGCACATCCTGAACACTTTTATCACACGGCCAAGCGGATTGGTGTCGAAAATGAGAATTATTGGTGGGCAGATCAGTTCGAAAATCTCAGTAATTATCGAGCGCACTATTTAAATACTGGACCGGAGATCTGGCAGCAAACACAAGGTAATATTGATGCTCTAGTTTCAGTGGTTGGGACTGGGGGAACCATTGCCGGAAACTCACATTACCTATCTGAGCAGCAACCCAATCTCGAAACTTGGTTAGTTGACCCAAATGGGTCTGGCATTTATTCGTTCCTACGTAATGGGCAGTATCAATCAACGGGAAGCTCGTTCACAGAAGGTATAGGGATCATGCGAACGGTTGAAAATTTCAGGCAGGCAAAAATCAATCGTGCAATCACGCTTCCCGATCAGGATTTGGTTACGATATCCCGCCTTGTTGCGGAACATGACGGTATTCTTCTAGGAAGCAGTTCATCATTGAACGTAGCAGGAGCGCTATACGCTGCGGCTAGAATGGGGAAAGGGAAAACCATCGTTACATTTAGCTGTGACCTTGCTGAGCGATCGTATTCGAAGCTGCACAACGAAGCGTTTCTGAAAGAAAAAGAGATACAGCTTAATAAAGAAAACCTTTCTCAACTATGGGCTCGTTATCAAGCGGAAGATGGCAGTATGGTCGTCAACGTATAG